From the Ciconia boyciana chromosome 24, ASM3463844v1, whole genome shotgun sequence genome, one window contains:
- the KANK3 gene encoding KN motif and ankyrin repeat domain-containing protein 3 isoform X2, translating to MAQPAPLNQNLPDLGGPFLYRDQDDGEKSSYSVETPYGFLLDLDFLKYVDDIESGQTLKKVPLPRRAKGARQLPGATRSPSSHASAWTSTESLTSTASEEGRTALLLSPPSRAPLEPPSKPTSHPVSPPVRLLPPPTCKCLVRNPRVEKTLLETSRRLEQEQGRLQDIGGPSRGGPPGAPSQPPPWVLVGAEGQAGWGRASPGSSGRSTPAAGLSAAPLQHVREQMAAALRQLRDLEEQVKTIPLLEMQICELKREKAKLIEKLSSEPGEAFSHPPGFEVVGKELPRAGPESEVEPAKGRVSKIAELRKLTEKLAVPERGGRAWPGRSPRAAEKLCRSVAVGEDRAMTDAVFYYRSQQEGGDVPDGGARECRDAAVWVLESSLGLASEAERELELLQQTVGHQKEVITLMEGHLREATRELEELRLEVCARRPRGQADKEVTAKPQVAEALVEAAVVTQSRAAGDPPETAEAGVECCPPTTCVGVGCRLDGRDVAVGPDSAARCKDKGSQTDVGSAVPAGEEMEPGAGDASVQGTGAMGGTCQGSPVPEAAAPETMHSSRDLSLARDGGAAPSPATGALKSIMKKRDGPPRSEAEGSKKSLQFVGVLNGEYESTSSEEEEEEEGDSSSEKASADSSNSEEQGDTETSDEEAGEGEREPGREHEGASVTLPEPPEVKEKFELSPRMREACLIVKTHLGHPSATKSKEVLASSSLVLQEWFRLSSQKSSIPDTVTNHLLAFAEVSPALLAHVVNLADGNGNTALHYSVSHSNFHIVRLLLDTGVCNVDHQNKAGYTALMLAALAAIEQEDDMNVVRRLFSMGNVNAKASQAGQTALMLAVSHGRQEMVEALLACGADVNLQDEEGSTALMCACEHGRVETVKLLLAQPTCNISIVDSDGNNAVAIALEAGHSNIAVLLYAHLNGTKAQLPGTSPTATKSPGSPKKPN from the exons ATGGCTCAGCCTGCACCCCTGAACCAGAACCTCCCAG ATCTCGGAGGCCCGTTCTTGTACCGGGACCAGGACGATGGGGAGAAGAGCTCGTATTCAGTGGAAACCCCCTATGGCTTCCTCCTGGACCTGGATTTCCTGAAATACGTCGATGACATCGAAAGCGGCCAAACGCTCAAGAAAGTGCCGCTGCCTCGCAGGGCAAAAGGGGCCCGGCAGCTGCCCGGCGCCACacgcagccccagcagccatGCCAGCGCCTGGACCTCCACCGAGTCCCTCACCTCCACGGCCAGCGAGGAAGGCAGGACCGCGCTGCTGCTGTCCCCGCCCAGCCGGGCACCCCTGGAGCCCCCGAGCAAGCCAACCTCCCACCCCGTCTCGCCGCCGGTGCGGCTGCTCCCACCTCCCACCTGCAAGTGCCTCGTGCGAAACCCGCGGGTGGAGAAGACCTTGCTGGAGAcaagcaggaggctggagcaggagcagggccgTTTGCAGGATATCGGTGGTCCTTCCCGTGGTGGCCCACCGGGTGCCCCAAGTCAGCCACCCCCCTGGGTGCTGGTGGGCGCCGAgggccaggcaggctggggacGGGCAAGCCCCGGCAGCTCAGGGCGCAGCACGCCGGCGGCAGGGCTCAGCGCTGCCCCACTGCAGCACGTGCGGGAGCAGATGGCAGCAGCCCTGCGGCAGCTCCGGGATCTGGAGGAGCAAGTGAAAACCATCCCCCTCCTGGAGATGCAGATCTGCGAGCTGAAGAGGGAGAAGGCAAAGCTGATAGAGAAGCTGTCGTCGGAGCCTGGCGAGGCTTTCAGCCACCCCCCCGGCTTCGAGGTGGTGGGCAAGGAGCTGCCCCGAGCAGGGCCGGAGAGCGAAGTGGAGCCAGCAAAGGGGCGAGTGAGCAAGATTGCGGAGCTGAGGAAGCTGACGGAGAAGCTGGCCGTGCCAGAGCGGGGCGGCAGGGCTTGGCCGGGCaggagccccagggctgccGAGAAGCTGTGCCGCTCCGTGGCGGTGGGCGAGGACCGGGCCATGACTGACGCCGTCTTCTACTACCGGTCGCAGCAGGAGGGCGGTGACGTGCCGGATGGCGGGGCAAGGGAGTGCAGGGACGCGGCCGTCTGGGTGCTGGAGTCCTCGCTGGGGCTGGCCAGCGAGGCGGAGcgagagctggagctgctgcagcagacgGTGGGGCACCAGAAGGAGGTGATCACCCTGATGGAGGGGCACCTGCGGGAGGCCACgcgggagctggaggagctgcggCTGGAGGTGTGTGCCCGCCGGCCCCGTGGGCAGGCGGACAAGGAGGTGACGGCCAAGCCGCAGGTGGCTGAGGCACTGGTGGAGGCGGCGGTGGTGACACAGAGCCGGGCAGCCGGCGACCCCCCAGAGACGGCAGAGGCAGGCGTGGAGTGCTGCCCGCCGACCACCTGCGTCGGGGTGGGCTGCCGCCTCGATGGGCGGGACGTGGCAGTCGGCCCCGATTCGGCTGCCAGGTGCAAAGACAAGGGCAGCCAGACCGACGTGGGCAGCGCTGTCCCGGCGGGCGAGGAGATGGAGCCTGGCGCAGGCGATGCCTCGGTGCAGGGCACAGGAGCAATGGGGGGGACGTGCCAGGGCAGCCCAGTCCCCGAGGCAGCCGCACCAGAGACGATGCACAGCAGCCGGGACCTATCCCTGGCGCGGGATGGCGGAGCTGCCCCGAGCCCTGCGACTG GAGCCCTGAAGTCCATCATGAAGAAACGGGACGGTCCCCCCCGGAGCGAGGCCGAGGGCAGCAAGAAGAGCCTGCAGTTTGTGGGCGTGCTGAATGGGGA ATACGAGAGCACGtccagcgaggaggaggaggaggaggaaggagacagcTCCTCTGAGAAGGCTTCGGCCGACAGCTCCAACAGCGAGGAGCAGGGGGACACTGAAACCTCGGACGAGGAGGCCGGGGAAGGCGAGCGTGAGCCAGGACGGGAACACGAGGGGGCCAGCGTGACCCTGCCAGAGCCCCCCGAGGTGAAGGAGAA GTTCGAGCTGAGCCCCAGGATGCGGGAGGCCTGCCTCATCGTCAAGACCCACCTGGGCCACCCCAGTGCCACCAAGAGCAAAGAGGTG CtcgccagcagcagcctggtcCTGCAGGAGTGGTTCCGTCTGTCCAGCCAGAAGTCGTCCATCCCCGACACGGTCACCAACCACCTCCTGGCCTTTGCCGAGGTCTCGCCAGCTCTCCTGGCCCACGTGGTGAACCTGGCAGATGGCAATGGCAACACGGCCCTGCACTACAGCGTCTCCCACTCCAACTTCCACATCGTGCGGCTGCTGCTGGACACGG GGGTCTGTAATGTGGACCACCAGAACAAAGCCGGCTATACAGCTCTCATGCTGGCAGCACTGGCAGCCATCGAGCAGGAAGACGACATGAATGTGGTCAGGAGGCTCTTCAGCATGGGCAATGTCAACGCCAAGGCCAGCCAG GCTGGCCAGACGGCGCTGATGCTGGCCGTCAGCCACGGCCGGCAGGAGATGGTGGAAGCCCTGCTCGCCTGCGGAGCCGACGTGAACCTGCAGGACGAAGAGGGCTCGACTGCGCTGATGTGCGCCTGCGAGCACGGCCGTGTGGAGACAgtgaagctgctgctggctcagcCCACCTGCAACATCTCTATCGTGGACAGC gATGGTAACAACGCTGTCGCCATCGCGCTGGAGGCCGGCCACAGCAACATCGCCGTGCTCCTCTATGCCCACCTCAACGGCACAAAGGCACAGCTGCCC GGGACATCACCAACAGCCACAAAGAGCCCTGGGAGCCCAAAGAAACCAAATTAG
- the KANK3 gene encoding KN motif and ankyrin repeat domain-containing protein 3 isoform X1 — MAQPAPLNQNLPDLGGPFLYRDQDDGEKSSYSVETPYGFLLDLDFLKYVDDIESGQTLKKVPLPRRAKGARQLPGATRSPSSHASAWTSTESLTSTASEEGRTALLLSPPSRAPLEPPSKPTSHPVSPPVRLLPPPTCKCLVRNPRVEKTLLETSRRLEQEQGRLQDIGGPSRGGPPGAPSQPPPWVLVGAEGQAGWGRASPGSSGRSTPAAGLSAAPLQHVREQMAAALRQLRDLEEQVKTIPLLEMQICELKREKAKLIEKLSSEPGEAFSHPPGFEVVGKELPRAGPESEVEPAKGRVSKIAELRKLTEKLAVPERGGRAWPGRSPRAAEKLCRSVAVGEDRAMTDAVFYYRSQQEGGDVPDGGARECRDAAVWVLESSLGLASEAERELELLQQTVGHQKEVITLMEGHLREATRELEELRLEVCARRPRGQADKEVTAKPQVAEALVEAAVVTQSRAAGDPPETAEAGVECCPPTTCVGVGCRLDGRDVAVGPDSAARCKDKGSQTDVGSAVPAGEEMEPGAGDASVQGTGAMGGTCQGSPVPEAAAPETMHSSRDLSLARDGGAAPSPATGALKSIMKKRDGPPRSEAEGSKKSLQFVGVLNGEYESTSSEEEEEEEGDSSSEKASADSSNSEEQGDTETSDEEAGEGEREPGREHEGASVTLPEPPEVKEKFELSPRMREACLIVKTHLGHPSATKSKEVLASSSLVLQEWFRLSSQKSSIPDTVTNHLLAFAEVSPALLAHVVNLADGNGNTALHYSVSHSNFHIVRLLLDTGVCNVDHQNKAGYTALMLAALAAIEQEDDMNVVRRLFSMGNVNAKASQAGQTALMLAVSHGRQEMVEALLACGADVNLQDEEGSTALMCACEHGRVETVKLLLAQPTCNISIVDSDGNNAVAIALEAGHSNIAVLLYAHLNGTKAQLPQGTSPTATKSPGSPKKPN, encoded by the exons ATGGCTCAGCCTGCACCCCTGAACCAGAACCTCCCAG ATCTCGGAGGCCCGTTCTTGTACCGGGACCAGGACGATGGGGAGAAGAGCTCGTATTCAGTGGAAACCCCCTATGGCTTCCTCCTGGACCTGGATTTCCTGAAATACGTCGATGACATCGAAAGCGGCCAAACGCTCAAGAAAGTGCCGCTGCCTCGCAGGGCAAAAGGGGCCCGGCAGCTGCCCGGCGCCACacgcagccccagcagccatGCCAGCGCCTGGACCTCCACCGAGTCCCTCACCTCCACGGCCAGCGAGGAAGGCAGGACCGCGCTGCTGCTGTCCCCGCCCAGCCGGGCACCCCTGGAGCCCCCGAGCAAGCCAACCTCCCACCCCGTCTCGCCGCCGGTGCGGCTGCTCCCACCTCCCACCTGCAAGTGCCTCGTGCGAAACCCGCGGGTGGAGAAGACCTTGCTGGAGAcaagcaggaggctggagcaggagcagggccgTTTGCAGGATATCGGTGGTCCTTCCCGTGGTGGCCCACCGGGTGCCCCAAGTCAGCCACCCCCCTGGGTGCTGGTGGGCGCCGAgggccaggcaggctggggacGGGCAAGCCCCGGCAGCTCAGGGCGCAGCACGCCGGCGGCAGGGCTCAGCGCTGCCCCACTGCAGCACGTGCGGGAGCAGATGGCAGCAGCCCTGCGGCAGCTCCGGGATCTGGAGGAGCAAGTGAAAACCATCCCCCTCCTGGAGATGCAGATCTGCGAGCTGAAGAGGGAGAAGGCAAAGCTGATAGAGAAGCTGTCGTCGGAGCCTGGCGAGGCTTTCAGCCACCCCCCCGGCTTCGAGGTGGTGGGCAAGGAGCTGCCCCGAGCAGGGCCGGAGAGCGAAGTGGAGCCAGCAAAGGGGCGAGTGAGCAAGATTGCGGAGCTGAGGAAGCTGACGGAGAAGCTGGCCGTGCCAGAGCGGGGCGGCAGGGCTTGGCCGGGCaggagccccagggctgccGAGAAGCTGTGCCGCTCCGTGGCGGTGGGCGAGGACCGGGCCATGACTGACGCCGTCTTCTACTACCGGTCGCAGCAGGAGGGCGGTGACGTGCCGGATGGCGGGGCAAGGGAGTGCAGGGACGCGGCCGTCTGGGTGCTGGAGTCCTCGCTGGGGCTGGCCAGCGAGGCGGAGcgagagctggagctgctgcagcagacgGTGGGGCACCAGAAGGAGGTGATCACCCTGATGGAGGGGCACCTGCGGGAGGCCACgcgggagctggaggagctgcggCTGGAGGTGTGTGCCCGCCGGCCCCGTGGGCAGGCGGACAAGGAGGTGACGGCCAAGCCGCAGGTGGCTGAGGCACTGGTGGAGGCGGCGGTGGTGACACAGAGCCGGGCAGCCGGCGACCCCCCAGAGACGGCAGAGGCAGGCGTGGAGTGCTGCCCGCCGACCACCTGCGTCGGGGTGGGCTGCCGCCTCGATGGGCGGGACGTGGCAGTCGGCCCCGATTCGGCTGCCAGGTGCAAAGACAAGGGCAGCCAGACCGACGTGGGCAGCGCTGTCCCGGCGGGCGAGGAGATGGAGCCTGGCGCAGGCGATGCCTCGGTGCAGGGCACAGGAGCAATGGGGGGGACGTGCCAGGGCAGCCCAGTCCCCGAGGCAGCCGCACCAGAGACGATGCACAGCAGCCGGGACCTATCCCTGGCGCGGGATGGCGGAGCTGCCCCGAGCCCTGCGACTG GAGCCCTGAAGTCCATCATGAAGAAACGGGACGGTCCCCCCCGGAGCGAGGCCGAGGGCAGCAAGAAGAGCCTGCAGTTTGTGGGCGTGCTGAATGGGGA ATACGAGAGCACGtccagcgaggaggaggaggaggaggaaggagacagcTCCTCTGAGAAGGCTTCGGCCGACAGCTCCAACAGCGAGGAGCAGGGGGACACTGAAACCTCGGACGAGGAGGCCGGGGAAGGCGAGCGTGAGCCAGGACGGGAACACGAGGGGGCCAGCGTGACCCTGCCAGAGCCCCCCGAGGTGAAGGAGAA GTTCGAGCTGAGCCCCAGGATGCGGGAGGCCTGCCTCATCGTCAAGACCCACCTGGGCCACCCCAGTGCCACCAAGAGCAAAGAGGTG CtcgccagcagcagcctggtcCTGCAGGAGTGGTTCCGTCTGTCCAGCCAGAAGTCGTCCATCCCCGACACGGTCACCAACCACCTCCTGGCCTTTGCCGAGGTCTCGCCAGCTCTCCTGGCCCACGTGGTGAACCTGGCAGATGGCAATGGCAACACGGCCCTGCACTACAGCGTCTCCCACTCCAACTTCCACATCGTGCGGCTGCTGCTGGACACGG GGGTCTGTAATGTGGACCACCAGAACAAAGCCGGCTATACAGCTCTCATGCTGGCAGCACTGGCAGCCATCGAGCAGGAAGACGACATGAATGTGGTCAGGAGGCTCTTCAGCATGGGCAATGTCAACGCCAAGGCCAGCCAG GCTGGCCAGACGGCGCTGATGCTGGCCGTCAGCCACGGCCGGCAGGAGATGGTGGAAGCCCTGCTCGCCTGCGGAGCCGACGTGAACCTGCAGGACGAAGAGGGCTCGACTGCGCTGATGTGCGCCTGCGAGCACGGCCGTGTGGAGACAgtgaagctgctgctggctcagcCCACCTGCAACATCTCTATCGTGGACAGC gATGGTAACAACGCTGTCGCCATCGCGCTGGAGGCCGGCCACAGCAACATCGCCGTGCTCCTCTATGCCCACCTCAACGGCACAAAGGCACAGCTGCCC CAGGGGACATCACCAACAGCCACAAAGAGCCCTGGGAGCCCAAAGAAACCAAATTAG